The following proteins are encoded in a genomic region of Nocardioides renjunii:
- the mobA gene encoding molybdenum cofactor guanylyltransferase codes for MDLHPAGGFCGVVLAGGTAARMDGVDKASIELDGRTLLAHALDALVDAVEVVVVAPTAVPTERPVTTVLEDPPRGGPVAGLLTGVDALRHRPTLVGVLAVDMPRVTAVTMRRLREAAAGRDGAFLVGADGRRQLAGVLDAARLGGVRPDADGQHGMALHRLLAPLDLAEVPATGDEALDVDSWSDLRELGG; via the coding sequence ATGGACCTCCACCCGGCCGGCGGCTTCTGCGGCGTGGTCCTCGCGGGCGGGACCGCCGCACGCATGGACGGGGTCGACAAGGCGAGCATCGAGCTCGACGGCCGGACGCTGCTCGCCCACGCGCTCGACGCCCTCGTCGACGCCGTCGAGGTCGTGGTCGTCGCGCCCACCGCCGTCCCCACCGAGCGCCCGGTGACCACCGTCCTCGAGGACCCGCCGCGCGGCGGACCGGTCGCCGGGCTGCTCACCGGCGTCGACGCCCTCCGCCACCGGCCCACGCTGGTCGGGGTCCTGGCGGTCGACATGCCGCGGGTGACCGCGGTGACGATGCGGCGCCTGCGTGAGGCGGCGGCCGGCCGGGACGGCGCGTTCCTGGTGGGCGCCGACGGTCGTCGGCAGCTGGCGGGCGTGCTGGACGCGGCCCGGCTGGGCGGCGTACGCCCCGACGCGGACGGGCAGCACGGCATGGCGCTGCACCGGCTGCTCGCGCCGCTCGACCTCGCGGAGGTGCCGGCGACGGGGGACGAGGCGCTCGACGTGGACTCCTGGTCCGACCTGCGCGAGCTCGGCGGCTGA
- the serS gene encoding serine--tRNA ligase, with the protein MIDPRLLRDDPDRVRAGQVKRGLSTELVDRALEADSARRQAIAEFEARRAEQKSSGALVAKAQGEEKQALLAQVKELAAGVKQAEAARNAAEAAWDEAIKAIPNPAADEAPAGGEDDFVVLEHVGTPREFDFEPRDHIELGRMLGAIDLERGAKVSGSRFYFLTGIGAQLELALVNMAMDQARNAGFTQVIAPSLVKPRAMEGTGFLGQAADDVYRIEGEDLYLVGTSEVAMAAYHSDEILDGASLPRRYAAFSPCFRKEAGSHGKDTKGIIRVHWFDKVEMFVYTTVEESYAEHARLLAWEKEFLDKLELAYRVIDVAAGDLGLSAQRKFDCEAWIPTQGKYRELTSASNCTDFQSRRLDIRTREGDRTVPVATLNGTLTAITRAIVAILETHQNADGSVTVPQALRPYLGGLEVIKPLG; encoded by the coding sequence ATGATCGATCCCCGCCTCCTCCGTGACGATCCCGACCGCGTCAGAGCCGGTCAGGTGAAGCGCGGACTGTCCACCGAACTGGTCGACCGGGCGCTCGAGGCCGACTCCGCCCGGCGGCAGGCGATCGCGGAGTTCGAGGCCAGGCGGGCCGAGCAGAAGTCCAGCGGCGCGCTCGTCGCGAAGGCACAGGGCGAGGAGAAGCAGGCGCTGCTCGCGCAGGTGAAGGAGCTCGCCGCCGGGGTCAAGCAGGCCGAGGCCGCCCGCAACGCGGCCGAGGCCGCGTGGGACGAGGCCATCAAGGCAATCCCCAACCCCGCGGCCGACGAGGCGCCCGCCGGTGGCGAGGACGACTTCGTCGTGCTCGAGCACGTCGGCACCCCGCGCGAGTTCGACTTCGAGCCGCGCGACCACATCGAGCTCGGCCGGATGCTCGGCGCGATCGACCTCGAGCGCGGCGCGAAGGTCAGCGGCTCACGCTTCTACTTCCTCACCGGCATCGGCGCGCAGCTGGAGCTGGCGCTGGTCAACATGGCGATGGACCAGGCCCGCAACGCCGGCTTCACGCAGGTGATCGCCCCGTCGCTCGTCAAGCCGCGCGCCATGGAGGGCACCGGGTTCCTCGGCCAGGCGGCCGACGACGTCTACCGCATCGAGGGCGAGGACCTCTACCTCGTCGGCACCAGCGAGGTCGCGATGGCGGCCTACCACTCCGACGAGATCCTCGACGGCGCCTCGCTGCCGCGACGCTACGCCGCCTTCAGCCCGTGCTTCCGCAAGGAGGCCGGCTCGCACGGCAAGGACACCAAGGGCATCATCCGGGTGCACTGGTTCGACAAGGTCGAGATGTTCGTCTACACGACCGTCGAGGAGTCGTACGCCGAGCACGCGCGGCTGCTGGCCTGGGAGAAGGAGTTCCTCGACAAGCTCGAGCTCGCCTACCGGGTCATCGACGTGGCCGCCGGCGACCTGGGGCTGAGCGCGCAGCGCAAGTTCGACTGCGAGGCCTGGATCCCGACCCAGGGCAAGTACCGCGAGCTGACGTCGGCCTCCAACTGCACCGACTTCCAGTCGCGGCGCCTCGACATCCGCACCCGCGAGGGCGACCGGACGGTGCCGGTCGCCACCCTCAACGGCACGCTGACCGCCATCACCCGTGCGATCGTCGCGATCCTCGAGACGCACCAGAACGCCGACGGCTCGGTCACCGTCCCGCAGGCGCTGCGCCCCTACCTGGGTGGCCTCGAGGTGATCAAGCCCCTTGGCTGA
- a CDS encoding NAD(P)H-quinone oxidoreductase — protein MRAVVTTGAGGPEVLSVGDVEEPRPGAGEVLLEVVATAVNRADTLQRQGFYPPPPGASDTIGLECSGRVAALGEGVEGWSVGDEVCALLAGGGYAARVAVPVGQVMPVPAGVPLVEAACLPEVAATVWSNVFMTAHLQKGERFLVHGGAGGIGTMAIQLAAARGAEVFTTAGSPEKLELCRSLGAAHAIDYREDDFVEVLADAGGADVILDNMGASYLGRNVSALATGGRLVIIGMQGGSKGELDINALLRKRASVTATSLRARPLAEKAAICCGVVENVWPLVASGAVRPIVEATLPLEEAGRAHELMEAGGHAGKLVLTL, from the coding sequence GTGCGCGCTGTCGTGACCACCGGCGCCGGTGGCCCCGAGGTCCTGTCCGTCGGCGACGTCGAGGAACCGCGCCCGGGCGCCGGCGAGGTGCTCCTCGAGGTCGTCGCGACGGCCGTCAACCGCGCCGACACCCTGCAGCGGCAGGGCTTCTACCCGCCCCCGCCCGGCGCGTCCGACACGATCGGCCTCGAGTGCAGCGGCCGCGTCGCCGCCCTCGGTGAGGGCGTCGAGGGCTGGTCGGTCGGCGACGAGGTCTGCGCGCTCCTGGCCGGTGGCGGGTACGCCGCCCGCGTGGCGGTGCCGGTCGGACAGGTCATGCCGGTGCCGGCCGGCGTACCCCTCGTCGAGGCGGCCTGCCTCCCCGAGGTGGCCGCCACGGTGTGGTCCAACGTCTTCATGACCGCCCACCTGCAGAAGGGCGAGCGCTTCCTCGTCCACGGCGGGGCCGGCGGCATCGGCACCATGGCCATCCAGCTCGCCGCCGCCCGCGGTGCGGAGGTCTTCACCACCGCGGGCTCGCCGGAGAAGCTCGAGCTGTGCCGCTCGCTGGGCGCGGCCCACGCGATCGACTACCGCGAGGACGACTTCGTCGAGGTGCTGGCCGACGCCGGCGGCGCCGACGTCATCCTCGACAACATGGGCGCGTCGTACCTCGGCCGCAACGTCTCCGCCCTCGCCACGGGCGGGCGCCTCGTCATCATCGGCATGCAGGGCGGCAGCAAGGGCGAGCTCGACATCAACGCGCTGCTGCGCAAGCGCGCGTCGGTGACCGCCACGTCGCTGCGGGCCCGGCCGCTCGCGGAGAAGGCGGCCATCTGCTGCGGCGTGGTGGAGAACGTGTGGCCGCTGGTCGCCTCCGGCGCGGTCCGGCCGATCGTCGAGGCGACGCTGCCGCTGGAGGAGGCCGGCCGGGCGCACGAGCTCATGGAGGCGGGCGGCCACGCCGGCAAGCTCGTGCTCACCCTCTGA
- a CDS encoding DUF1905 domain-containing protein, which translates to MADRFTFTAPLWRWTAREDTGDTGGWCFVTLPLDVADEVRQRAGEPRGFGSVRVRVEVGDTTWDTSVFPDAASGSFALPVKKAVRAAAGVEEGDLLTVTLSVRADTTGG; encoded by the coding sequence GTGGCCGACCGGTTCACCTTCACCGCACCTCTGTGGCGGTGGACCGCGCGCGAGGACACCGGCGACACGGGGGGGTGGTGCTTCGTGACGCTGCCCCTCGACGTCGCCGACGAGGTCCGCCAGCGCGCGGGTGAGCCGCGGGGCTTCGGGTCCGTGCGCGTGCGCGTCGAGGTGGGCGACACCACCTGGGACACGAGCGTGTTCCCCGACGCGGCGAGCGGCAGCTTCGCGCTCCCGGTGAAGAAGGCCGTGCGTGCGGCTGCCGGCGTCGAGGAGGGCGACCTCCTCACGGTGACGCTGTCGGTGCGGGCGGACACCACCGGTGGCTGA
- a CDS encoding carbon-nitrogen hydrolase family protein — translation MSTRLRVRVQQWASGLDPEANRVRLAQGTTSGADLVVFPEAFARDFGEAGSDVSAYAEPLDGPFAHELSHVADAAACTVVAGMFESSADPDRPYNTLVVGGASRAAYRKIHLYDSFGYRESDRLTGGPLEPVVVDVAGWAVGLMTCYDLRFPELARRLVDAGAEVIVVPAAWLPGERKVEHWRTLLAARAIENTCFVVGAAQPGPRYCGHSAVVGPLGDTLAAAGAEEETLEAVLDRADLDAARRTNPSLANRRL, via the coding sequence ATGAGCACCCGGCTGCGCGTCCGCGTCCAGCAGTGGGCCAGCGGCCTCGACCCGGAGGCCAACCGGGTCCGCCTCGCGCAGGGCACCACGTCGGGCGCGGACCTGGTCGTCTTCCCCGAGGCGTTTGCCCGCGACTTCGGCGAGGCCGGCTCCGACGTGAGCGCGTACGCCGAGCCGCTCGACGGCCCGTTCGCCCACGAGCTGTCCCACGTCGCCGACGCGGCGGCGTGCACCGTGGTGGCGGGGATGTTCGAGTCCTCGGCGGACCCCGACCGGCCCTACAACACGCTCGTGGTCGGCGGCGCGAGCCGGGCGGCGTACCGCAAGATCCACCTCTACGACTCCTTCGGCTACCGCGAGTCCGACCGGCTGACCGGCGGCCCGCTCGAGCCGGTCGTCGTCGACGTCGCGGGGTGGGCGGTCGGGCTGATGACCTGCTACGACCTGCGGTTCCCCGAGCTGGCCCGCCGGCTCGTCGATGCCGGCGCCGAGGTGATCGTCGTCCCCGCCGCGTGGCTGCCGGGGGAGCGCAAGGTCGAGCACTGGCGCACGCTCCTCGCGGCGCGCGCGATCGAGAACACCTGCTTCGTCGTCGGCGCCGCCCAGCCCGGACCGCGCTACTGCGGCCACTCCGCGGTCGTCGGGCCGCTCGGCGACACCCTCGCGGCGGCCGGCGCGGAGGAGGAGACGCTCGAGGCGGTCCTCGACCGGGCGGACCTCGACGCAGCCCGGCGCACCAATCCGTCCCTGGCCAATCGACGGCTGTAA
- a CDS encoding biotin/lipoyl-binding carrier protein, translating to MARPTSLEIVSELVANVLTIEVAEGDRVEAGDTVVLLESMKMEIPMLAERGGTVTSIKVTEGDVVQDGDVLVVLD from the coding sequence ATGGCCCGCCCCACGTCCCTCGAGATCGTCTCCGAGCTGGTCGCCAACGTCCTCACCATCGAGGTCGCCGAGGGCGACCGCGTCGAGGCCGGCGACACCGTCGTCCTGCTGGAGTCGATGAAGATGGAGATCCCGATGCTCGCCGAGCGCGGCGGCACCGTGACCTCCATCAAGGTCACCGAGGGCGACGTCGTGCAGGACGGCGACGTCCTCGTCGTGCTCGACTGA
- a CDS encoding Cof-type HAD-IIB family hydrolase, with protein sequence MAESRPRLVATDLDGTLLHPDGTVTARTRAVLDELDDLGVPVVFTTGRPVRWMEDLWDAVGGHGLAICSNGGIVYDVAARKVRDFSAVPRTVGLEVAELVRAAVPGTTFAVEHTSGWASEAAFPRHPDDQGSHQGEWESIYTDDVVKVLAVHRELDPEDFWHRVAEAVGDLVTTTWSSTFALVEISAAGVTKATTLATIAAEMGIDAAEVVAFGDMPNDLPMLEWAGTSYAMANGHQSVRDLAEHLAPANHEDGVATVLADLFSLEG encoded by the coding sequence GTGGCTGAGTCCCGACCGCGCTTGGTCGCCACCGACCTCGACGGCACCCTGCTGCACCCCGACGGGACCGTCACCGCGCGGACCCGGGCGGTGCTCGACGAGCTCGACGACCTCGGCGTGCCCGTCGTCTTCACGACCGGCCGGCCGGTGCGGTGGATGGAGGACCTCTGGGACGCGGTCGGCGGCCACGGGCTCGCGATCTGCAGCAACGGCGGCATCGTCTACGACGTCGCCGCCCGCAAGGTCCGCGACTTCAGCGCCGTGCCGCGCACGGTCGGGCTCGAGGTCGCCGAGCTGGTGCGCGCCGCCGTACCGGGGACGACGTTCGCCGTCGAGCACACCTCCGGCTGGGCGAGCGAGGCGGCGTTCCCGCGCCACCCGGACGACCAGGGATCGCACCAGGGGGAGTGGGAGTCGATCTACACCGACGACGTGGTGAAGGTCCTGGCCGTGCACCGCGAGCTCGACCCCGAGGACTTCTGGCACCGCGTCGCCGAGGCCGTCGGCGACCTGGTGACGACGACCTGGTCCTCGACCTTCGCGCTGGTGGAGATCAGCGCGGCGGGCGTCACCAAGGCCACCACGCTCGCGACGATCGCCGCCGAGATGGGCATCGACGCCGCCGAGGTCGTCGCCTTCGGCGACATGCCCAACGACCTGCCGATGCTCGAGTGGGCCGGCACGTCCTACGCGATGGCCAACGGCCACCAGTCGGTGCGCGACCTCGCGGAGCACCTCGCCCCCGCCAACCACGAGGACGGGGTGGCCACGGTGCTCGCCGACCTCTTCTCGCTGGAGGGCTGA
- a CDS encoding NADH:flavin oxidoreductase/NADH oxidase encodes MSRLFSPVTLRDLTLRNRVWVAPMCQYSAADGVPDEWHLVHLGSFARGGAGLVLTEATAVVPEGRISPEDTGLWNDEQQAAWSRIVDFVHAQGAAAGVQLAHAGRKASTYSGFTGERGGVPDADGGWRPVGPSAEPFEGLRPDPEPLDAAGIARVVTAFGDAAECAVAAGFDVIELHGAHGYLLHEFLSPLSNHREDGYGGSFEGRVRLVLEVVREVRRRVPAGMPLLLRVSATDWVEGGWTADETVRLAELVREAGVDLVDTSTGGNVPRADIPVEPGYQVPFARRLRTEAGVPTGAVGLITEPKQAEEILADGSADVVLLGRELLRDPHWPLRAAYELGETGTDLWPVQYRRAAP; translated from the coding sequence GTGAGCCGTCTGTTCAGCCCCGTCACCCTCCGCGACCTGACCCTCCGCAACCGCGTCTGGGTCGCGCCGATGTGCCAGTACTCCGCGGCCGACGGGGTCCCCGACGAGTGGCACCTGGTGCACCTCGGCTCCTTCGCGCGCGGCGGCGCCGGGCTGGTGCTCACCGAGGCGACCGCAGTCGTGCCGGAGGGGCGGATCTCGCCCGAGGACACCGGGCTGTGGAACGACGAGCAGCAGGCCGCGTGGTCGCGGATCGTGGACTTCGTGCACGCCCAGGGCGCGGCGGCGGGCGTCCAGCTGGCCCACGCCGGCCGCAAGGCGTCGACCTACAGCGGCTTCACCGGCGAGCGCGGTGGCGTGCCCGACGCCGACGGCGGCTGGCGGCCCGTCGGCCCCTCGGCCGAGCCCTTCGAGGGGCTGCGCCCCGACCCGGAGCCGCTGGACGCAGCCGGGATCGCCCGCGTCGTGACCGCTTTCGGTGACGCGGCCGAGTGCGCCGTCGCGGCCGGCTTCGACGTCATCGAGCTGCACGGCGCCCACGGTTACCTCCTCCACGAGTTCCTCTCCCCGCTGTCCAACCACCGCGAGGACGGCTACGGCGGATCGTTCGAGGGCCGCGTACGCCTGGTGCTGGAGGTCGTGCGCGAGGTGCGGCGCCGCGTGCCTGCCGGGATGCCCCTGCTGCTGCGGGTGTCCGCGACCGACTGGGTCGAGGGCGGCTGGACCGCCGACGAGACCGTGCGGCTCGCCGAGCTCGTGCGCGAGGCGGGCGTCGACCTCGTCGACACCTCCACGGGCGGCAACGTGCCGCGCGCCGACATCCCCGTCGAGCCGGGCTACCAGGTGCCCTTCGCCCGGCGCCTCCGCACCGAGGCCGGTGTCCCGACCGGTGCCGTCGGCCTCATCACCGAGCCGAAGCAGGCCGAGGAGATCCTGGCCGACGGGTCCGCGGACGTCGTGCTCCTCGGCCGCGAGCTGCTGCGCGACCCGCACTGGCCGCTGCGGGCGGCGTACGAGCTGGGCGAGACCGGCACCGACCTGTGGCCGGTGCAGTACCGCCGCGCCGCCCCCTGA
- a CDS encoding bacterial proteasome activator family protein has protein sequence MTEHQEPRPESSAGGEDQVVVVGPDGQPIGTIPASALPEMARSGADGDGDGERHITELVEQPAKVMRIGSMIRQLLDEVKAAPLDEASRQRLKEIHAASIKELESGLAPELVEELERLSLPFTEEGTPSEGELRIAQAQLVGWLEGLFHGIQTAIYAQQMASRAQLEQMRRALPMGQGGQPQPQPTGMPTMPTGGPGEESGNPSGGMYL, from the coding sequence ATGACCGAGCACCAGGAGCCCCGTCCCGAGTCGAGCGCGGGAGGCGAGGACCAGGTCGTGGTCGTCGGTCCCGACGGCCAGCCCATCGGCACCATCCCCGCGAGCGCCCTGCCGGAGATGGCCCGCTCCGGCGCGGACGGCGACGGTGACGGCGAGCGCCACATCACCGAGCTGGTCGAGCAGCCGGCCAAGGTGATGCGGATCGGCAGCATGATCCGCCAGCTCCTCGACGAGGTGAAGGCCGCACCGCTCGACGAGGCGAGCCGCCAGCGGCTCAAGGAGATCCACGCCGCGTCGATCAAGGAGCTCGAGTCCGGGCTCGCACCCGAGCTGGTCGAGGAGCTCGAGCGGCTCTCCCTGCCGTTCACCGAGGAGGGCACGCCGTCCGAGGGCGAGCTCCGCATCGCGCAGGCCCAGCTGGTCGGCTGGCTCGAGGGGCTCTTCCACGGCATCCAGACCGCGATCTACGCCCAGCAGATGGCCTCGCGCGCCCAGCTCGAGCAGATGCGCCGCGCCCTCCCGATGGGCCAGGGCGGCCAGCCGCAGCCGCAGCCCACGGGCATGCCGACCATGCCGACGGGCGGGCCGGGCGAGGAGTCCGGCAATCCCTCGGGCGGCATGTACCTCTGA
- a CDS encoding HAD family hydrolase — translation MADWTPRVVALDIDGTLLKWVDGQSEDYETITAPVHDAVHRALDAGAHIVLSSGRSPHGMTRIADLLHIPREDADQLWVVASNGAVVFRYPPMEVVHEETFDAAPAVAAVLEHHPDALVAVEERGVGGYRVNRVFPEGELSGEQLITEVGDIVGEPVSRVIIRDPAATADDFIELAARLGLHGTDYVVGWTAWMDLSPVGVSKASGLQHVCDALGLGAADVLAIGDGRNDIEMLRWAGRGVAMGQSVEEVKAAADDVTASVHDEGAAVEMSRWFPPRED, via the coding sequence TTGGCTGACTGGACGCCCCGGGTCGTCGCGCTCGACATCGACGGCACGCTGCTCAAGTGGGTCGACGGGCAGAGCGAGGACTACGAGACCATCACCGCGCCGGTCCACGACGCGGTGCACCGCGCGCTGGACGCCGGCGCCCACATCGTGCTCAGCAGCGGCCGCTCGCCGCACGGCATGACCCGGATCGCTGACCTGCTGCACATCCCGCGCGAGGACGCCGACCAGCTGTGGGTCGTCGCGTCCAACGGCGCCGTGGTCTTCCGCTACCCGCCCATGGAGGTCGTCCACGAGGAGACCTTCGACGCCGCGCCGGCCGTGGCCGCGGTGCTCGAGCACCACCCCGACGCCCTGGTCGCGGTCGAGGAGCGCGGCGTGGGCGGCTACCGCGTCAACCGCGTCTTCCCCGAGGGCGAGCTCTCCGGCGAGCAGCTCATCACCGAGGTCGGCGACATCGTCGGCGAGCCGGTCAGCCGCGTGATCATCCGTGACCCCGCGGCCACCGCCGACGACTTCATCGAGCTCGCGGCCCGGCTCGGCCTGCACGGCACCGACTACGTCGTCGGGTGGACCGCCTGGATGGACCTGTCCCCGGTCGGCGTCTCGAAGGCGTCGGGCCTGCAGCACGTCTGCGACGCGCTCGGCCTCGGCGCCGCCGACGTCCTGGCGATCGGCGACGGGCGCAACGACATCGAGATGCTGCGGTGGGCCGGTCGCGGGGTGGCGATGGGCCAGTCCGTCGAGGAGGTGAAGGCCGCCGCCGACGACGTGACGGCCTCCGTCCACGACGAGGGCGCCGCCGTCGAGATGTCGCGGTGGTTCCCTCCCCGTGAGGACTGA
- a CDS encoding DUF6457 domain-containing protein, translating into MNLHDWIDELSDVLDVEAEVDEGLILDLARTAAQNVQKTAAPVTTYLLGLAAGSGSADPETVERLAARAQQLAESWDRPADAADPDDIDDDVPDDSTVDHSDDLYED; encoded by the coding sequence GTGAACCTCCACGACTGGATCGACGAGCTGAGCGACGTCCTCGACGTCGAGGCCGAGGTCGACGAGGGGCTGATCCTCGACCTCGCGCGGACAGCCGCCCAGAACGTGCAGAAGACCGCGGCGCCGGTCACCACCTACCTCCTCGGCCTCGCCGCCGGGTCCGGCAGCGCCGACCCGGAGACCGTCGAGCGGCTGGCCGCCCGCGCGCAGCAGCTCGCGGAGAGCTGGGACCGCCCTGCGGACGCTGCCGACCCCGACGACATCGACGACGACGTGCCGGACGACTCGACCGTCGACCACTCCGACGACCTCTACGAGGACTGA
- a CDS encoding YegS/Rv2252/BmrU family lipid kinase, translating into MLDAPPRVPLTWAAVCLLGFAALAWAVTGDRSPLDQVDQWGRTGEDWADDFGPFVQVLRVVELGFNTIGMTVLTTVAAAWLFLRGQRRAALFAVVVMLVTALATTGLKLVLARDRPEWQDTLGLLETHSFPSGHASSAAAFAGILITLSTLFVRKTNLRRAAVAVALAWWLLVCADRVFLGRHYPTDVAAGTLLGAAVVLLTIAVINPRPRSTAAKADPLPEVYASQRRLAVILNPIKVEDVGQFRSLVATMAEESGWSEPAWQYTTVEDPGRGMAEQAAVSGADLVMVCGGDGTVREVCAELAGTGIPVGIIPAGTGNLLARNLGIPLYLRSAVDVALNGQDRAIDLVKVGGDAIDDTHFMVMAGMGFDAAIMEGVNEDIKKRIGWVAYVISGMRSLMFPAVKVEIQIDDQEPTVHRARTVVVGNVGFLQAGMPLLPDATIDDGILDVVIIHPRQFLSWITVALRVLRKSPVVDETLDRRTGTRVRIKASSDTPRQLDGDSIGEGRELWMECVHGRLLVRVPR; encoded by the coding sequence GTGCTGGACGCCCCTCCCCGAGTTCCCCTGACGTGGGCGGCAGTGTGCCTGCTCGGCTTCGCCGCTCTCGCGTGGGCGGTCACCGGGGACCGGTCCCCGCTCGACCAGGTCGACCAGTGGGGCCGGACGGGTGAGGACTGGGCCGACGACTTCGGGCCGTTCGTGCAGGTGCTGCGGGTGGTGGAGCTGGGGTTCAACACGATCGGCATGACGGTCCTCACCACCGTGGCGGCCGCGTGGCTCTTCCTGCGCGGGCAGCGCCGGGCGGCGCTCTTCGCCGTGGTGGTCATGCTCGTCACCGCGCTCGCCACCACCGGGCTCAAGCTCGTGCTGGCCCGCGACCGCCCGGAGTGGCAGGACACCCTCGGACTCCTCGAGACGCACAGCTTCCCGTCGGGGCACGCGTCCTCCGCCGCCGCGTTCGCCGGCATCCTCATCACCCTGTCGACGCTGTTCGTCCGCAAGACCAACTTGCGGCGCGCCGCGGTCGCCGTCGCCCTCGCGTGGTGGCTGCTGGTCTGCGCCGACCGCGTCTTCCTCGGCCGCCACTACCCCACCGACGTGGCGGCCGGCACGCTGCTGGGCGCCGCCGTCGTGCTCCTCACCATCGCGGTCATCAACCCGCGACCGCGCTCGACCGCGGCCAAGGCCGACCCGCTGCCCGAGGTGTACGCCTCCCAGCGGCGGCTGGCGGTGATCCTCAACCCGATCAAGGTCGAGGACGTCGGCCAGTTCCGCTCGCTCGTCGCCACGATGGCCGAGGAGTCCGGCTGGTCCGAGCCCGCCTGGCAGTACACGACCGTCGAGGACCCGGGCAGGGGGATGGCCGAGCAGGCCGCCGTCAGCGGTGCCGACCTCGTCATGGTCTGCGGCGGCGACGGCACCGTCCGCGAGGTCTGCGCCGAGCTGGCCGGCACCGGCATCCCGGTGGGCATCATCCCGGCGGGCACGGGCAACCTCCTGGCCCGCAACCTCGGCATCCCGCTCTACCTCCGCTCCGCCGTCGACGTCGCGCTCAACGGCCAGGACCGGGCGATCGACCTGGTCAAGGTCGGCGGGGACGCCATCGACGACACCCACTTCATGGTGATGGCCGGCATGGGCTTCGACGCCGCGATCATGGAGGGCGTCAACGAGGACATCAAGAAGAGGATCGGCTGGGTGGCCTACGTCATCTCCGGCATGCGGTCGCTGATGTTCCCCGCGGTCAAGGTGGAGATCCAGATCGACGACCAGGAGCCCACGGTCCACCGCGCGCGCACCGTCGTCGTCGGCAACGTCGGCTTCCTCCAGGCGGGGATGCCACTGCTGCCGGACGCCACCATCGACGACGGCATCCTCGACGTGGTGATCATCCACCCGCGGCAGTTCCTGTCGTGGATCACCGTCGCGCTGCGCGTGCTGCGCAAGAGCCCGGTCGTCGACGAGACGCTCGACCGCCGCACCGGCACGCGGGTCCGGATCAAGGCCTCGTCCGACACCCCGCGCCAGCTCGACGGCGACTCGATCGGCGAGGGCCGCGAGCTGTGGATGGAGTGCGTGCACGGGCGACTGCTGGTGCGCGTCCCGCGCTGA